In Patagioenas fasciata isolate bPatFas1 chromosome 11, bPatFas1.hap1, whole genome shotgun sequence, the genomic stretch GCAGAGGGGAAGCCAGCGATCCTTTTCTATCAGCGTGCGATGAAGGAGATGACCCTACATGGAGCGCTGCTCCAGGGAGCTTGATGGTTTTGGAAACCATTTTGATTCCCTTTGAATAAACAAACCCAAATACCCAAACACTCGCCCGCAGTTTCTCTCAGCGAACAGGGTTATAAAAAGCCTGTGAACCTACGAGGAGTAACAGTTACACAGTAGCCTAGTGACAGCGATCCAGAAAGGTATGAACACTTGTACACCTCTatatattaatctttataaatacagtattctacacaaggaactgtagaaagacgtcattcaaggtttggtttttcttttacaaaagcttgcgagggcttttgttcagatctctgctttttttcctgccagtctgcatcactcgttctttttcctccttcatctcccgcctCGCCCTGCGCGTCTCGGTCAGTTGTCACATCAGGTccaggctctgtgctctgccactcGAAGCAGCGGGATGGAGACCACACGAAGAGCGGCTCCGCCACTGCCAAGGGTGAAAAGCCGGAGCGCGAGGCAGGTTCAGCGCCGACAgagccgcggggccgcgggcggtcATAGCTCGTCCCTGGAGGACGGCGCGTCCAGAGACGACTGCGAGGGCAGAGCGTCCTTGTTCTGGCGTCGCTGTGGATCGTGCCCTGCTGCCGGGATTTCCAGGAGTGCGTTCTGCCCCAGTCCGCCGACACGGTCTCGTTGTCCCAGATGGTGGAGGTCTCTGTGTCGCTAAGGTAGCCGGGCTGCCCTGTGTAGTGCGTGGGGTAGACGAGCAGGGGTTCTGCTGAAAAGGCTTTCAAGTCTCTGGACTTGTAGTGCTCCATGTACTTTGctctaaagaggagagaaaaatcatcagGGACAGAGTGAAATGCTTATAACTGCGAGATACAAGCCCATCCACTGAGTGAATGTGTCCCAAGCAGCACAGGTCGTTGCTGTGGTGGGGTCTGACCTTCTACCCACTGCattcagctttagaaaaataaaacgtgAGCATCACACCATCACACGCTGCATACTAAGCGCCGTGAGGTTTTGCGTAGCTTGAgtcaaacagcattaaaacactaAAGAACCGAGTGATTATTAACCTGATCTTTTGTTGGTTTAGGTCTCAGTACTGATtgataaatcaacatttttgcagATGAAGTTGAAGAGCACGAAGTGAGCTCCATTTTCTGAAGTGCCCCACAGAGCACTCAAGTCATCAACCTGCTGAAAACTGTAACGTGAATAATTTGGACTCCAAGCTCcaaaattaatcatttatatGTACCACACTAAGTGTGCACACATAAACAAGGGTATACATAAGCATATATAGATATTAACACATATGATATACACTACACAAATCTACGAACCAGATCTTAATCATTCAGCAAGACCAAGCTCACGTGAACCCAAGTAACGAAGACATCCGACCTACTCACACCGGGTGCTTGTTGTACATGACTGGCAGAAATTCATCCACCGGCAACATCCTGCCGAAAGGCTCCGCTCCGATGAGCTTCTGAGCCCCCTGGAAGGAGATCGCGTAGCCCAGGGTCCAGTACGAGTAATCGGCTTCCACCAGGTTCATGACGTTGGGAACCGCTTTCTcaggctcctgcacctgcatccttTTCCGGCCAATGTagcttaaagggggaaaagaccacAGAAATCGTAACCTAAATGTGAATCTGCAGCAGTTAGGACCACACAACTGTCCATGTCAAGCGGGGAAGGACAAAGGGTGGATCTAAGAAGCAATCCCTGACACATTTCTATCCTGTACCACTCTCAGACATTCAAATCTTACCCCAGCGGGTGGTACAGATGTGAAAGACTTgataaggcagctgagatgacacGGTCCAAGCCTCAGCGCTGAGCTGCGGCAGTTCCTCTGTCACAGCGGTGTCTCCAGACGACCAACACTGCCCACAAAGCGCACCAGTGGTACCCAACACAGCtggggcaccccagcaccagcctggcccagaagcagagttatcctgatgggaagagccatcaagaagcctctgccacctttccctgcactccagcatcaccctccatcgctgctgctcatgtcccctgtgtgccCAGAGCTTCACGAGGGCCAGTGACTCACATCAGCTCCCAGTctagctgggcttgttcaatgTCATCCATCAGCTTCATGAGCTTCCTCTTGAACTCGTCCTCAATAACAAGcgtcttctccagttctctgTTCACCACCTGAAACAAGATGGTTCAGAAGTGATCACAGTGGCCCCGAAATCTCTGGGGGTCATCCTGACCTGGTCCTGGCCCTCTGGACCATACAGGTAGGGAGGCTGGAGAACCAGCCCCAGATTCACAGCTCAGCTGGGACGAGCTGTCCAAAAATATCCTGTGGCTGAGCATCTGCAACCTAGAAAAACCCTCCatgtgatgctgcagcacctcAACCCCGTGAGCTACCATCTTGCACGACCACCTCCTCCTTTGACAACAAAGCCACTGTTCAGAAAAACctgtttctgttgggaaaaaaagtgtttctggaatCTGGAGAATGATCCAGCACATCCAAAGTCTGGCCCTGGCAACTTCAAGAACACACATGCAAAGGCATCCTCCAAGTGGGTTCCCATCTTACCATCTGACCATTGGTGATGCAGAAGTCTCAAGCCCCAAATCATTGCCTGATTTCTCAGTGctgaagtccctgctgctggctgaaaggtatttggatcatccaaccatcacagtcacatttgggcagctgctgccttagACCAGTCTTCTCTAAGCACCAAGTTGTTCTCCCTGCCTCCACATCCCACCTCGCTCGAAATGATCCCTCCCGTTGATGTCAGGCTGTgtaactccagcacctccaaccagcacagcccagatccTCTCAAGTGTGACTCCCCAGGTGACCAGGACAGATGGAAGCTACAGCTACTACAACCCAAACAATACCTGTTAGCTCAAGTAACAGAGATCCCTGCTGCTAAATTTATTTATGATATACCAGctcaaaaaaaaagcagttagcagagccactggaacttgcttcagcacacatgaagaaccagggaaataaaacaggagtttctttaataccatttgttcttcaaaaccttcctgcctttctcctaaACAAACTCACTCCAAACAGGCTATCAGATGGTCTGCAAAACCAATCGTGAAAACATTCTGATAAAAATCACTTGGCAAACGGAGAGTAGAGCTGAGAAAGCTGAGCAATGTGTTCAAGAGAACCCCTGTACGCGATCCCCTACAAACCAAGTAAAACCATCCTACACTTCCAGAAACCGGTATTATATTTGTCCTGGGACCGTCCGTGTgccttcccactgctcctgccctcagcaccctccccagggcacccgcacccccctcacctcctcccagatGCAGCAGTGGCTGAGGAAGCAGCCGATCTCTCCCCGGGTGAGGGGCCGCGAGGAGCACGGGTCCCGGTGTCGATGCTGAGAGCTTTGAGCTGACTCGTGTTCAGCGCTCTGAGAAAGAGAGAACACCTATCAGCATTTAAATAGAAAGTAAATTCAAGTCGGACACAGACGCAACGGGGGAAGCGCTGCTGATGTTCAGAGATAAGCTGTAACTCACGAAATTCCTGCACTTGTTTTGCTCAAAAACCGGGAGAAAAATTAACTAACTGATTTACATTCTAAATCAAGCTTAGAAATGATATCCTTAACTCTGCCAACGACTTCTTGTGGGACCATCAATATGGCAGGAGCTTGGCTTCAAATATTTTCCTAAGAGGTCCTGATGGGTGCGCAAGTCTccgagaccaccagatggcatggGGGTTCCCACTTCCCTTTTTGCGAGTCCCAGACCAAAAATTTCTGCCTTGATTTCTCAAGATAAAAACATCTTAACATGCCTTAAAGTAAGGGCTGTGTCAGGGTTAATACTGTAGCCCAACAACTTTGTAGCACGAGGACAGACAAATCTCTCAGGAGATAATTGCTCTCACACACTTTTGCTGCTTTCTAATTGTGTGCAAGTGTTACAGTTCACAGAAAGGAGTATGATTTTAACCTGATTTTCATcttaggttggatctggggaacaatttcttccccaaagggctgtggggcattgaacaggctgcccagggcagtgctggagtcaccatccctggagggctggacagacggacatgaggttctcaggacatggggcagtgccaggggtgggggaacagttggactcgatgatcttgaggggcttttccaacccaaatgattctgtgattctatcagccTGACCCACACCGCCCTGGTTCTCTCATGAAGACCAATGACAAAAGAAGACACAAACAGAGTAAAACTGCCCCAAAGCAGGGGCAGTTAGGTTAATAAAATGTCCACCTCTCCCTCAGCCCATCCatccccagcaggagggaggtcaGGGCACCCAAGGAGATGGTGTCCAGCACAACCCCCTCTTTGCAAACATCAGCAACCCCAGCCGAAACTCACTTCCCATCCACGGCCTCTGCTATCTTGACTGCAATCTCCTGCTCGTAGAGAGTCCGCAGCACCCGATCCCGCCTGTCCTTCCGGCGCTTCAGGTTGGTCATGAAAATCTGGGTTGAAGAGAGAGACATCAAGCTCACAGCCTGGGAGCGAGGAGGAGAAGTGACTTCTCATCTACCCTTCTTCAGTAGCAGATCTTAAAATACCAGCTGTGATTTTATCCCAGGTTGCGTAGAATTTGTCAGaaagttggggttggttttgagttggaaggttAGAGGTTCATTCTTTGTCTAACAACTACTTTTTAAGGACGTTTTATGTCACAAGGAAAAGCTGCTCATCAAGGATGAATAAAGGTGAGAGCAGACCAGTTACAGCCAAGTCTATAATTTCCAAAGATATaagatgttttgatttatattaaacacagagtcaaatgtccagctccagtcccagaGGAACATCGGCCCACATGTTTCTCCACAATGCCACCACTACCTGTATTTAGGATTATCTGCGGGGTCACCACCCAAGCACAAGAACACAGCAAAGAGAAGTTTTGTAAATTACTTCAGGcactgaaaattcacagaattttcacaaaaaaaatcacagaaaaaatcaccaaaaaaaaatctgctgcttcccctgccagagcagaaagcccagcacagagcccagatcacacccagagatgtctgcgccaggctctgcccaagcctaagcagacagactttttggtggggggcagaggaccaaaaccctcatttgcaggtaaactgcagaggggctgggatgtTTTTCAGTCCCAGGCAGACAAGTGTAGCTTTGTAGCCTGTGGAGCAAAAACCTCGAGCCAGTAAGAAGCGGATCCAGTTCTAggtcagcacaaatgcaaaaataataaattggatAAATAGAGCGCAGCCACAAAGGACAACACGGCAAAAAACCTACAACAGCTGCGCCCTAAACACAGACGCTCCAACAAATCGTGTTTGGAATTCACGTGTCGTATAAACAGATGTAACAGaataagccaagaaaacaaaggcTTCTCTGGTCTCCACAACTGCCACCCTGGCAGCTGCATAAAAACACAACTCCtggttaattaaagcacagcagatccctctccagcctttcccctcaATGCCTGCACCCTCCATAACATGAAGAACAGGGAGGAGAGGGATTTCTGCGGGGTTTTGGGGCAGGACCGCTGTCAGGAACCACCTTTCTAATGCACTTTTAAAGGCCATAGCAGAAAAATGTGGTGAccgagcagggcaggaggagagctgcCCCAGTAAGGGGGGAGCACACATGGTTTCCAGCCCTCATAGACGTCCCCATCTTGGACAGAACTCAGCTGAGagcctcccccatcttctccaggctccccagtgcctctctcaggggagaaaatcattcctgtctctcactggaacacaggagaggtTTCCCGAACGACCAGTTCTTGCTGCAGAATGGAAGGATGGCTAAgctgccccacagagtcagatgtAGAGGAAATGGCACAAGAATCGGGGGAGTTAAATGATGTGTTTTTCACTCTCACTTCTGCCATCTCTTCCTGGCTGGATTAAAACATCCGTACCATCAATGCAGGAAGCCCACAGATTTgctgagcactgccctggcacaccAACCTTAATCGGGGGTTTTGCAGCAGGTATGAAATGCCCACAGACCTGAGTGGCCTCACTTCTCCCCAGCAAATGCCAGAGGGCAAGAATGCTCCCTGagccctttcccttctgcttccctgacCTCAGAAGTTCTCCCCACGTAAGGATGGCtgtttgctcctggcaaaaagctgaaatccAACAGACGAGTGACTGGGAAAGAGCTCAAACGTATGAagagatgggaatgggaaacGGCTGGAAGGTCAGTTACAGGGAGATCCCAGCTCCATTAGGtgagaaacaggaagacaagacaatggcagcaaaataagttccttacttcatcaaatcccatcttgtcagcatcaccttcatgcactaacaataacgtgtgtgtgtgtgcgtttgCATCTCTGGACCTAAAGCCCCAGGGACCTGGCTGATGAAGTCAGGCAGGAGTGGGTGTAGCACAAGGCGTCCATGTCACAGAACAGAAGCCAGCAGCCATCTGCCAGACACAGCTCAGGAGAGACACGAGGTTCTGCAGCATCCTTGCCACgttaaagatgcatttttgcaTTCGATATGGGGAAGTTAAGGAGTTTTGTCAACGGAGCTGACCTGACCGTGAAGCGATTGCATCTCTAGgtagaaaaacagtggaaaaatgggAAACTGCATGTCAAACCAGGATGAGAACGGTCGGATCAGGAGGCAGATTCCCAGGGGTAAGAGAGCTCTCCAAACCTTAACTTGGGGGTGTCCATCACAGCAAGGCACAGTAACTTACTCATTGCCTCAATGAGGGTGTGCACAAAGTTCTCGGTTTCTTCTTGCAGCGTCTGGTGCGATTTCAGGGGCATGGGAAGGAAACCATAGTGTTCACGGTTGCAGATGAACATCTGTATACCTGGggatcacagaaaaaaacagaaaatagagtcAGGTCTCTTAAAAGAGGAGTTCGCTGCTCTGTTGCTATGTACCCACCATCAAATTCGTTGCCAGGAGCCCAGTCCCAAAAAGTTctgcttcaaaagcaaatgaaggggTTTAACTTAAATCCCTGGAAGGCTTGAAcaaatgtggagatgaggttctcagggacatgagttagtgccaggggtgggttaacggttggactcgatgatcttggtcttttccaagcaaaatgagtctatgaaattcatagtgacattttctgtatcatttggctGGCAGCACGTGGTCTCTCCTCTGAAAACAATTTCCGGTTGCTCCATAACCGAAGGTATTTTTAATTGCCATCAGTTTTCTCTTAGGAGAGACTGGAAACTCCCTCTTAGCCCAGAGAAAGGGTCTCTTTTGGCCTTTGCCTTCATGCTATGAAAACAATCTCTCAGCAGAGGGCAGAACCGGCCTTTGGCAAAGCGATGTTTGATGCACACAGCGGatctgctgggagaactggggagcatcccagaaacccctgtattccccaaaccccacctgcACCGCTCAGACCTGATGCAATCCCTTCACAGAGCCAAAAGCAGGAGCAGGTTTGCACCATCCAAATCAACCAAATCCtagagagagagagcagcagggagaaagaGATGCTTCCAAAAATAGGTGATACCGTAACTTCCTTCTGCTCAAAAGCTTTTGTAACTGCTTGTTCAAGGAGCTGAATCTGAAGGCATGGAACAAGAAGAAGATGCAAAGCTTCCCTTCTGAGCAGATCCATTTGCAAGGGAGAGACCCACACGCTGCTGGGAATGTCGCaatgtgtgatcagtaagatgctgttccccccagactcaccaagagtttgctcattatcggctataacttttctttttttttttaattaaacaagcagAATCACCCTTGTCCCTCTAGGAAATGAATGAAAAGCAGACACCACCTGGTGAGAGTTGGTGCTTTCATGTATTAATCCTCCTAAATCCCTGGTATTTTTAGCAAGGCAGAATTATCTGCACTAATGACCCCGGTGTTTCTACTCTTTTAAGTTCTGCGAGGAAACTGCTGGCTACACTACTGCCAAAACACATTCAGCTGTCAGCTGCAATTTaggtaaatggcaaaataaaaaatactacctGTTGATATTAATGGATTTGGCACTGATCTAATCAACTAATCTTATCTGGCTCACTGATCTCCGTTTTTATCTTCCGCTGGCTTAAACACAGTTAATCTGCATAGATTCACAccagtatttctgtttcttctgggatAAAAGTTACTTCAAAATGGTAAATCTACCTTAAAACGGGGAGGGGGACTCACTCTCCGGTtctgtttttataataaaataaaagtttgctacAAAGGACAGAAGGCTAGAGATACTGGTGTTACTATTAGCCTTTGTAAGGCAGTGAGCAGGGTTCACAGTCATATGCCTTAAATAAATCCACAGTCATATTTaggcaacctaaatttcccccacATCCCTGCGACTGGACATTCCTGGTTGGCCTGAGGTCTCAGAGCCTCAGGCTGAAGGAAGCTCAGAAGGTCTGGCCAGCTCAACATCACCTTGCCAGTGCAAAGGGCTCTACGGAGACCGCCCTCCTCAATAAAACACCTGCGCTGGGTTTTGTTCTGTGCTCCGCAGCCCACGCCCTCTCGGCAGAAGTGGGACGGGTGGGATGGTCTCTGTGGAGCATCACAAACCACCTGCTTCGAGCAGAAGAttcactgctggaaaaatcaatggGTTGACCTGAGGCGTTAAGCGCAGTACTTGGCCCAGACAAAAGCCAACATCGTTTATGGCTTCAGGGAAATAAGTGGAATTACTCTGAAGAGAAGTATACCTCAAAGTccatacatttttcacatttctgaacTTGGATGTCATCCTTTTGTCCTGGGTGACAAAACTCAGCCCAGGACACAAGCCAACAATCTGAGAAGATCAGCGGGCCAGACTGCCGAGGTCAGCTctggaaaaagctgaagtgttctaggatggaaggaaaaaatgatgggtttgaatccctgaaatatttctgaagcagcTGGAGCTGATGCAATGCAGTTCCCAGACTAATTGGATGCTGTCAGAGGGAACAAGGGGCAGGCAGATTTGAGGGAACCTGCTTTGCTCACTGGACCTAAACCTCTGTTCTCTTTTGGAGCCAACATACCCATGGCCTGACTCAAAAGGTCAGGGCCCCAAGAGTGCCCTGCAAACTCccatcttcctctgcctcccaaggGCTCAATTTCAGCTCTTGTTGCGTCTCCTCTCCCACTCATCCATGCTCCACATCCCCTGGAAGCTGAGTTTTAAAAAGCCCTGCTTATCATGCCAAGAACACTGTCTTTCGCAGTGCTGTTTGCAACAGGAAGGATCACTCAAAAGAAAGCTGCGAACAGTCGCTGCACTGCTCTGTAAGTGGTGGGAAAGGcagatttctcagcctggctCTTCTCTAGAAGCCACTGTTGACAAGCCACACTTCTTCACTTTCCCTCTACTTGTCTGCACCCCAAGAACAGCCCCTCCTTCTCACCTTAACTTTTTACAAGGAGAGGACAGGTAACACCAGCTGCACATCACTCAGTAGACCCAAAACCCGACTTTCCCCAAGTAATTCACCCCAGTAAGCCAGCAAACCAGTTGTGAAGCTCTGAACAGAAGCGCGTTTCATCAGTGCCGCTGAGGTTTCATcagtcattttttcctttataaggcCCCAAACTTTGCCCTTTTCAACACAGGAGGGCAAAGAACAATACAGATGGTCATTAAAAACATATCCTTCCCAGGAGCTCCTTTCATAGATGTGACACAGTTCTGCCAGCCAGGACTTCGCTAGAGACAGAATACCCACCAGATCCAAAAATAAACAGGACTAACCATCCTCAGCAGAAGAACAAGCATCTGTAGCAGTGGTATCGTGCACTAAGAGACAGCGAATCCCCCAAGACACATGGAGCTCTGCACACACCAACAGCCGTTCCAGGTAGAAGAAGACACTGAGGTGGTGCCTTGGCCCGAAAGGACTCCTGAGTTTCAGATCTAACTGAAATCCTCCCAATGTCTGGTagaaactggtcccagtaccagctGGAGCCCCAAGCATCTCAAGGACTGGTTCTTGACTCATTCTCCCAAAGTCCCAGTGAGGCGTCAGTTCTGTGGAGATTTTACCGCTCTCACGCCAGCAAGAAATTTCCTCTGAGCACAGCCCACAGACCCCACATCACTCCCTGAAAGTTGCACTGATTTTGcttaaagcaaacagaaccaacaaaagaaaaacctcttaactctcagacaattcctgctgagctgccacaaagcaaagcttcatcaagcactgcaggcaagcaacttgggttttattttgcacaaacacTGCAACGTCTAAAAAGTGTCTCTTGTCCTCACCCCTTCCTCATGGAGTCTCCTGGAAGTGGTGAATTTAGACAACTACAGAGTGCCTTCCACTCTCACAGCATTCACTTGTGCTCGCTATCATCTCACTGTGACAAAAAGCAAAGGTAGATGCCActaattttgtctctgaaacatTGCCTTCGGCCCTAGAATAGTTCCCATGTCTTTTGAagctatctgtgattcaaaactgcactgccactcacttgctgctggttgtccctgaccagatccaaaagagaaaagggaacagggTCTTAACTCACCACTGAAGCCAAAAAATTGGCTTTTGGTCTGTGAACTCCAAAGTAAAGATCTGCATGTCTACGAGTGAATCCTGCCCAGCAAAGTCTCCAGACACACCTGCCTGGCGACTGGAGAAAGCAAAGACCATGGTATCGTCAAAGCTCCAGGTGTAGTCCTGATGCGGGGGGTAGAACATCAGCTTGGTGGAGGCTTCTTTCCTCAAGTCTATGAGGAAGGTGGAATGAATCATCGGGACAGCAAAACAGCCTGTCCTCTTCCATTCCCGGATCAGGGGGTAATCCAGGGTCCTTTTGTAATAGCcctgcaaacagaagcagagggctggatgtgacagaagacttcagtttcacagctgctccccagcaaaagCTCCTACCCTTAGTCCTGCTCAGCAGAGACGGATCAGTGCTCAGTTCtcagattttgaagtgtccccATTTTGAAAAGGGCTCAGTCAAGTATTCAGAAACAATCTTCAAccaaaaaggttaaaatatgaccttctctctgcttttcagcagctaatggaaattcaagcctttctgctacaaaattcccttgcaacagagcttcaaatctcggatttttttcccctggctctctggaaaccttttttttgcacatagactctcagctctgaccctggaagctgctgaGCATCTGTGGCATCCTCTGTGTTCAACAAGCACAAAGGACATTCAGTGTCTCACCGAATAGGACCTGCAAAGTATTTCTGGCCACGACCTAAAGAGCTTTGCCAACCTTTCGGCACTCTGGGTGCGACACCCGCCTTGTGCAGCtcacagctggatctgcaggtgcCATATGtctaaagctatcagatttgGAAATCAATACACTGAATTCCCCCTGAAAGAAAGTCCTAATGCACCAATTAGACATCTGAATATGGCTGATGGTTGGGTCCGTAGTGGATTCTGGTCTTTACAGAAATGATGAGTCACTAAAATCAGTTGAAGttacttttgatttatattttccaagaGCATCCTAGCAACAGCCgagcaaatcactgcagaacCACTTTACCCTGCCTTTGCGCAGAAGCACCGTGTGGTGCGTTTGTCTGTTTGTGCATCTGTTGGTTTGCCCTTCGGAAACCTTCTGACCACGCTGTGAGGCCTGGGTGTCTCAGATGTCCACGAAGAGCAGAGAGCGGGCAGAGCCCTCACCGGCATTCCCGCTGCGGGAAGGGTTAAAACATCCAACCGTTAACAGACAGCCGAGAATGCCCACAGGTGAAAGATGCTGGAAACTTaatttttgtcctcctccacttgctcactATGGGCTTGTGGGGCTTTTCATGGCTCATAAATCAcctgtagccaagaaagactccaACTTGTCAGCACTGTTGTGCTCTCCTAAGGACAGCTTCACGACAGCTGAATGtcaggctgtctgcagctgggtt encodes the following:
- the LOC136106289 gene encoding LOW QUALITY PROTEIN: procollagen galactosyltransferase 2-like (The sequence of the model RefSeq protein was modified relative to this genomic sequence to represent the inferred CDS: inserted 2 bases in 2 codons), translating into MARCRIRKVVVPGKRRLGMRSRAVPMSSWLLWERFHVIPIRNMDLCILFQVATAHNVDTTTAMLREWLKNVQNLYHGVEWRPMEEPRVYESSVRDIEFSVSRHGLRSLSFGFFCYVLPRRIWAKTLAKLPIHSRGETPTGSPACCTREGVRPHPDNSLTNPETLNLLIAENKTLVAPMLESRSLYSNFWCGITPQGYYKRTLDYPLIREWKRTGCFAVPMIHSTFLIDLRKEASTKLMFYPPHQDYTWSFDDTMVFAFSSRQAGIQMFICNREHYGFLPMPLKSHQTLQEETENFVHTLIEAMKMQSLHGQKMGFDEIFMTNLKRRKDRRDRVLRTLYEQEIAVKIAEAVDGKALNTSQLKALSIDXRDPCSSRPLTRGEIGCFLSHCCIWEEVVNRELEKTLVIEDEFKRKLMKLMDDIEQAQLDWELIYIGRKRMQVQEPEKAVPNVMNLVEADYSYWTLGYAISFQGAQKLIGAEPFGRMLPVDEFLPVMYNKHPVAKYMEHYKSRDLKAFSAEPLLVYPTHYTGQPGYLSDTETSTIWDNETVSADWGRTHSWKSRQQGTIHSDXQNKDALPSQSSLDAPSSRDEL